A single genomic interval of Gemmatimonadota bacterium harbors:
- a CDS encoding DUF4054 domain-containing protein translates to MPTPTRDEFRSQFPDIGSDVLTDDDLDRLIAEAVQIHNVRKLATLYVIAHLYELDRQASAGQVTKGEVKSEGVGPIRVSYVTQAQDGPESFFTSTRYGQRFLALERRTPPLVITARVF, encoded by the coding sequence TTGCCTACCCCGACCCGGGACGAGTTCCGCTCCCAGTTTCCGGATATAGGTTCGGATGTACTGACGGACGACGACCTCGACAGGCTGATCGCCGAGGCCGTACAGATTCACAACGTCCGCAAGCTGGCGACGCTATACGTGATCGCGCACCTGTATGAGCTCGATCGCCAAGCATCCGCCGGCCAGGTTACGAAGGGTGAGGTCAAGAGCGAGGGCGTGGGGCCGATACGGGTCTCCTACGTCACGCAGGCCCAGGACGGGCCCGAGTCGTTCTTCACGTCGACCAGGTACGGCCAGCGGTTCCTGGCGCTGGAGCGACGCACGCCGCCCCTGGTAATAACCGCCAGGGTGTTCTAG